ATGATTTTCCCCTTATCTAAGAAGAGAATCTTATCAGCCACTTGGGCTACAAAGGACATATCATGACTGACCAAAATCATGGTCTGACCTGACTTAGCAGCATCTGCAATAGATTTTTCTACTTCACCGACCAATTCTGGGTCAAGAGCTGAAGTTGGTTCATCTAAGAGCAAGACATCTGGTTTCATGGCAAGAGCACGCGCTAGGGCAACCCGTTGCTTCTGACCACCTGATAAATGACGAGGGTAATGATTCTCACGGTCAGAAAGCCCAACCTTAGCCAACTCTTCCTTGGCAATCTTAGTCGCTTCTTGGTCAGATAATTTCTTAACCACAACCAAGCCTTCTTTCACATTATCAAGTGCTGTGCGACGTTCAAACAAATTAAACTGTTGAAAAACCATGGACAGCTTGCGGCGGAGGGCAAGGATTTCTTCCTGAGTAATTTTAGAAAAATCAACTGAGAAATCATCAATCTGAA
Above is a genomic segment from Streptococcus mitis containing:
- a CDS encoding amino acid ABC transporter ATP-binding protein, which encodes MIKISNLSKSFSGQTVLDHLDLDIQKGEVVALIGSSGAGKSTFLRSLNYLETPDSGSIQIDDFSVDFSKITQEEILALRRKLSMVFQQFNLFERRTALDNVKEGLVVVKKLSDQEATKIAKEELAKVGLSDRENHYPRHLSGGQKQRVALARALAMKPDVLLLDEPTSALDPELVGEVEKSIADAAKSGQTMILVSHDMSFVAQVADKILFLDKGKIIESGTPDEIIHHPKEERTKEFFASYKRTYI